The DNA sequence ATTTAACTTATGAAGGAGGACATAAGGTTGGCAAGAAAAAGAAAACGCAAAAGTCGCCGCCGCCTTGAGGGACGCAAAATATTAGAGTTAGTGCCTCACTATCATATAGAAAGTGGTGAAGATAAACCAGTCACCGCCGCTCGTAAACACATAAGGGCAAATGGAATTACACCTCCTGCTGTTTTAGTTGTCAAGAGAAATGAACACACCACTGATCGCTATTTCTGGGCAGAGAAAGGTTTGTTTGGAGCTCAATATGTTGAGGAAAATCATTTTCTTTTTCCCAGTTTGAGGATTATTAAACCCCAAGTTAAGGGAACTACTCCTATTTTATCTACCACTCATTAAGCTAATACCTTTTATTTATATAGATAGAGCTTGGAATAAATTTTAATATTAGTTTTTGGTCTTTAATTTTAGTTCACTGAATTTATTTTTAACTAATTTTTTAGACTGACTTCAACTAGCTTTAAATTTTATTTCTGAGCTTTTTTTTGTTTGACAGTCTTTTTCAATTTAGCAA is a window from the Cyanobacterium sp. Dongsha4 genome containing:
- a CDS encoding DUF3155 domain-containing protein; this encodes MARKRKRKSRRRLEGRKILELVPHYHIESGEDKPVTAARKHIRANGITPPAVLVVKRNEHTTDRYFWAEKGLFGAQYVEENHFLFPSLRIIKPQVKGTTPILSTTH